The Eublepharis macularius isolate TG4126 chromosome 12, MPM_Emac_v1.0, whole genome shotgun sequence genomic sequence TGTTCACAGCCGCCTAATATGACTCAAAATATCATTCCTGGCCAAAATTCCACTGTTACATCCTCAGTTTATGAACTTGAATaatcctttttttattttaaattatctaAATGTCAAATTGAGCCAAGCCAGTATATATGTTGTCCACGGAGATACTCTGACCATGATATTCCTGAGCACTATAATATGTTCATCATATAATAAATTTAAGGAACTCATATCTCTTGGAAAAATGTGGATTACAAGAAGCCAGATTGATTTTGCTGTATCAAGCCTTGAGAGGAGTTTAGATCTCACTGTATTCCATGGCACCATTTCCTTTACCATCCACTCACAGGAGCCTTCAGGATTTGAGAAATTTCTTCAGATCATAAAACCTTACAGTCAAACTTCCCTCTTTAATTTGATTATTAAAGGTGATTTCACTCTCATACACCTTAGATAAAGACACCTTTCTGTCACCACCATTCCAAGATATGATCAGAAAGTCTTCAAACACAGAGTTCAACGTAGGATCCCAGAGCTTGTACATTTTCATTCATTATTTCAAAATCGTTTTAATTTCCCTCTTTCAGTTTGTTACAGCAATATTAACCCCCATGTGACCTTATGCATTtgcatctctgccttcccaaaaaACCCTTCCTCCCAAATCATTCTGCTATACTTGGGCTTCTGGAGCGAAGCAAATAATTAATTTCTGGTATTTTTGTTTCCTTGGTCACTATATACATAACCCTCTCCTCTCTTTCCCAGTTAGACTCACAAATCATATAATCCTGTCATAAAGGACTGGCTGAATCCCAGGTCTGAtctgaaacctggatctggacCTCCTGATAAATTTGGGTAAATACAGAAAACGTGGCTTCATGATTCCTTCATTGGCTTCTCCCACTTCTTTTtcaagaggggagggagaagagggaggtgGAATGAGGCAGGGCGGGGGAGTGAGTGTCCTTTCCATGCagaagctctccttgtctgccttgCTTCTATGAGTGATGCTGGTTCAACTGGGAATCAGGAGTAGAGTCCCTGGAAATtaggtggagttttcttgaaaaatgacttCCCCATCCCTCAAGGTAGCCCCCAGAGAGTCCTCACTCCTAAATCCATTTAGACATTTATTCAGATTGGCCAGTACTTGCAATTCATAATAATCCCTTCCTAAAACACCCAAGGAAAATCTAGTTCCTTGAGCGAGAACAGTCAAAATTCCTCTCTGATTTGATTCGTAAAGCTGATTTCACTCTTAGATAAAGACACCTCCTGTCACCACTATTCCAAGACATGATCAGAAAGTCCGCAAAAACGGTGTTTAATGTAGGATCCCAGAGCTCCTACATTTTCATTCATTACTTCAAAATCTTCTTAATTCCCCTCTTTCAGTTAGTTACAGCATTACCACCCCCTGTGTGACCTCATGTATattcaccccctgcccccccccccaaaaaacccttccTCCAAAATCATGCTGCTATACTTGGGCTGGCCACTTTTCAATTAATTTATGGTACTTTTGTTTCCCCTGTCTCTGTAACCATAACccactcctcctctctctcccagTTAGACTTCCTTACACTTCCAGGGCTGCCTCTGATACCCTTTCTAACTCCATCCTAAGCGGAATTTCATTTTgttctccctctttccttcctcttccttcccctttcAGTATTTAAGTTTCCATCCCTTTCAATGTCCTTTTGCTTTCTCTGCTTTACCCCCAACTTCTTTTTGGACTTACCTGAGATCTCTTTATATTCTAGCAACATTGTGAATTTTTATATTTATGGAACTGCGTCTTGACTCAGTGATTCTTTAATTGTACATTACTTTTTTTGTACATTTGTGGAAATCTTTCAGGTTCATACAATTATTCTCTAAATGATGTAATTGTTATATAATGGCGTTGTTTGCTCCAGATTCTTTGGATTTTTGACTCATCATATCCAATATAATCTCATGTTTTAGACTGGAATAGTTCATAGGTTATGGTGGGTTTTCCTTTTTGGTTATTGGCTTATTTCTGTAACTCTCTTTTGTGTCATAGTTGCCAAAATGTGACATGagatataccatgccaccttccatcCACTCCATTAGTTCTTGATCAGTTATTCGGGTCAGTCCAAGGTTGTGTTTATTATGTACAAACCCCGAATGGCCTTGGAGCCACATAACTGCTCCTCTCCTGCTATGCTCTGCTGtaacagctttgcttatctgaaagGGATTAAACCAGTAATGGACAGCGATATGTTTGTTGACCCTCCAGGacagctggttggccactatgtcaAACATAGATCACTGGTCAGATCCAACAAGGCACTTCTTTAATTTCTTTTCTGAAACAGACTACGAGGTCCAGGCTTGGCACTGTGGGATGGGAAGACTGAATACCCAGTATTCTGCGTCAGCCTTGAAGCTCCTCCAATGGGAGTGAGCTTATGCTGTAGCTGAACAAGACCTCTTGGCCATCAAGTGGGCCATGAAGACACTATGGTATTAATTATGAGAAGCCCCTTTTATTTTGGAGACTGACTACATGCACTTGGCATAGGTACAGCAGATGAAGAACTCTTTGATATGGGGACAGTATTTTAGTCTATTGCAATGCTTATGTTATGTATCACTTTGTTTCCACTGCCTCGTGTTCTGTctttgtaacccactttctgTGCTATGGTGTGTCATGCTTTAGCCAGCTTTTTGCATTTTCCTAGTCCTATTTATTGGGTATTTTACACTGCATGATTGAATTGtattctgtatttaaaatctaCCTTGAGAAAAGCAGGCTCCACAAGTTAAACAACATCGATCATATATAAATTTGAGTGTGTATAGAGGTGAAAATCTTTCCTTTTGAAACCCATCTATGATGAGGTGGCTGGAGGCTGTTAGGAAACTAatctgcacttttttttttttttgaaaaattttttattgggttagaatccattatttttacatttacattcagttgTCCcagatttttcatttctaaccccctccctttcccccccttttgttgacttccaacagctttccgaccctttgtcccctttcccttacttctattagattcctctatctaaaacaaatatatattctccattaatctaagcagtacacccttaactatttttaacattgtatacccaaactgtaaatctttgtttccatcttagataaacaatttatcccatttttcaatttcaaatatttctatatcatgaaccatataaatcatacattcatttaaatcaaacaatttgacttattctctatatattactcattctatctttttgtagttattctgtataactctcatcacatagtcaatcaatttgactcatctgtatcttcagacattcagtttggtacattttacaaatcttaccaaagaaagaaaatatagttggttaatcaatccttatatttaatccttatagttaattattttctatctatattctgtttattaacctgtatatatctatataaatatcaatctattagtctaactgcttattaattcacatttatctcttccccccccccggtaaagtctcccccctctacttcagtacttcagtagttctcaaactgccacagttttcctcccacctcccatttcttctccagatattgtttcagcttctcccagtctgtgttaaactgccctgagtccagatctctcagttttcttgtcatcttgtccatttcagccatgtacagcaatttgtagatccaatcttcaatagttggcacttcttgtactttccatttttgcgcatacaaaagtctggctgctgctgtcatatagaatatcaacgtcctatgatgggctggaattccctccattcccaagttcagtagcaggagttctgggttcttattaatttgaaattgtaaaatttcgctcatttctcttattatttccccccagtactgcctggctacctcacacgaccaccacatatgatagagggagccctcatgtttcttacatttccagcacttattagaagtGGAAACTAATCTGCACTTGAGTGAGACATGCAGCATTGCGTATTTCTCCATGTGCACTGCTACTATTGAacgtgtgcacgtgtgtgtttGTGAACGGTGTTGGGCACTGAATTAAttccttatttttttaatatatcttAATTTTGTGGCATGTGATATCACAGGTACAAAAATACCACAGCAAAGTCAGCAGCTGAAGAGTCCATGCCACTGCATCATTTCTGGGTGGGTTTTCCACCCACTGCAGCAGTCCTCTGGGCATCTTTGGCCCTTTCAGCTGCCCCTGAACCAGACCAGGTAAGTACAAGGTTCAATGGAGAGCCAGACATCTCATCTTTGTTCTGTTTAACAGGTAACAATTGATTTTTCCATTAATCAATTGATTTTGCTGAAACCAGATAATCCCCATATGCTGATAGGATTCCTTAGGAATCGTATGAACAAAGGAAGTCAAATGTGCAGCATCTTTTTCCTTGGGGGAAAATGAGCCATACGGGAGCTAAAAGGAAATGCAAAGATCTTTTAGGAGTGAGTCTAGATCAATCCCCTTCTTTCATGTAACCAATTTATGGCCAAATTTCTCCAAATCATTAGACTGTATGGTGCAGCTTCTGGGAAACCATCATGGAGagggaatcttttttttaaaaaaagtatattaTACTACCCAGTACTTCCTAAGAATCCCTGCCTACACAGAGGAAATTTCTGGTGGAGTCATCATAGCTACCTCCCATTCATTGCATTTTGTGGGGCTGCTGTAGGTGTCTTCGCCAGCTTCTGAAGAGCCCATACCACTGCATCATTTGTGGGTGGGTTTTCCACCCACTGCAGCAGTCCTCCGGGCATCTTTGGCCCTTTCATCAGCCCCTGACCCAGACCAGGTAAGTACAAGATTCAATGGAGAGCCAGACATCTCATCTTTGTTCTGTTTAACAGGTAACAATTGATTTTGCCATTAATCATACGTCTTCCTGCTTGCTGACCTCAGGGGAAGGTCTCAGACTTTATGTCCTGTTGCTGAACCTCCACAGTAActagctggccactgtgtgacacaggaagctaggctagatggaccactggtctgacccagcagggctcttctaatGTTCTTAATCCTGAAGAAAAGGGCACAGTTTGTGAAATCACTCCCATGCACATGTGAAATCTTGTAAAGATGGAGGATGTTTGCCATATAGAAGGAAATATCGgagcagagagcagaaccacaagtgacaaaaggcacagattggacacttgtcagtttccctcaagttttaatgggaaatgtaggcagcttggcggaatgttggacaaatgacagttgaaaagtccattggacagcagacagagagagaagctgcatgactaggatgcctacatttcccatcaaaacttgagagaagctgacaagtgtccaatctgtgccttttgtcacttgtagttccgctctaagtccCCCAATGATGGTCATAGTTTGGAAAAATCTATGGGATTTGAACAACAGATCCAGAGTGATACGATAGGTCATCTTCATATCATAGTAGTTGTCGTAGATGTGGAACCCCAGAGTGACATTGGACAAGATTATGGGGTCCTCGTTGATCTCATGGACTGCAAACACCAATGCAAGGACGTGCTGGTAGAACTTTGTCATCATTCTGTAAGGAGATTTAAATGTTCCACAAATATTTTATGTATCTCAGgtacttttttccccctctgaaagCTTTAGCTGCAATTTATTGTTTAGTCTTTACAATGCCAGCATTTCTTTGCTTGTTTTGCAACCTTGTGGAGGAAGTTACATATTAGAAGAAAAGGTTTGCTCTTACTTTCAGTTTCTTGATCTTCAATTAAGATTCTTTAAAGTCTCAAGGTCAGGCTCAAGAAAGGTGTGGGTaaagactttaaaaaataaatgttgtacctcacctTCACAGACCAGGCTTGAAAGTTTCATATCATGATGAAGCAAGAACACTTAAAGATGTCCCTCTATCATGATGTCAAAATTAACAAGCCAGGTGGTTCCACAAAGGTAATTCCACATTTTGCTGCTCTTGAAAAAACATCTGCATCAGATCTTCAGGATATGTGCTCCTAGCCTATCCTGCAGAGGAGTGAGGGCCGGCAAAAAGAAATTATTGGGCAAACATCTGGAACAATTGGTCCCCATTTGTCCTCAGTAAAATGTTTCACAACACAAATTGTCCAAAATGTGGGACATCCCCAAGCCCATTGCACGGGGatgggggacagaagggaggtgtTTCAGAGCACTGACCACCTCCTGAGCCTGCAAGGAGGGGGCAGCCCTTGACAAAACCCACATGCTGGATGTCATGGGCACCCCTTAAGGCATATCTCAGGATGAAAGACaaggttttggagaaacatccatcTCCTCCAGTCCACATCCCTAACTCCTGGAACTGTTCCTGCcagagtccacccctcactctatcttcccagcccagctccacactGTGGCTGgtaatcctttgtcctcctcctgagtCTGACCCAGCAAATCCTGATCCCCATATTAGtcaagcactctggcagcacttgccTACCAGTCAAAATACTGCATTCTTGGCCAGACTGGGCGGATaggtggaggagaacctgctgaaatctccctgcgagtttggcatctctggggtgaagagggctgttgaAATACCActggttctgacgaatcatgaaactaacaaatcgaTTCACGAAACAGGTCAATTTCATGAAAACTCCTGGTTCACAATTTGTGATACATGAACCTCTCATTTCATTTCTTCCCAAGTTTTGTGCCCATGTGTATTCAAGAGGGCAATGTTATAGGGGATAGGGTTCTGATTTAATGGCTCAGCCTGAGAAATGTCATCTGCTAAGGATACCATTTTGTCTTCTGATTCTTCTGTCCTCATCCCACTGCATtatgttgtggtgaggataaaatggagagtaggggaatgatgtaagctgctttttgtTCCCGCTGGGGAGAAAATCATGGTATAAATGGAATAAGTAAGTGAACAAGCAATtttgtaacaataataataacaataacattcgatttatataccacccttcaggacaacttaatgcccactcagagtggtttacaaagtatgccattagtatccccacaacaataatcaccctgtccAGATTgtccatcgcagcttgccactccttcttcgacatcgtggggctagatttaccacgctcccacgagtctgcccttttccttaaatccgtggcgctgatttattacttccaattgctttaaaaagtcccaatttactcagtttttgttaaaagttgttttgctcagtccaaaatgccgggcattttttctctatgattttaacttgaagcaaatgcccttaccttcttccaagatgtcctacttcctgtttccttgaagccaaaactttgcccttctccaaaatgaagaataatcaccctgtgaggtaggtggggctgagagagctccagagaactgtgaatagcccaaggtcacccagctggcttcaagtggaggagtggggaatcaaacccagctctccagattagagtcccacactcttaaccactacaccaattaacatttaaaaaataattgggaAATGCAGGGAAACGAGCCTTGCTAAGAGggacattttcacactgcttaccagccacggaacatcgctccaagctcccggaacagtgTGTAAGCAGAGTGAAAACAGCTGAGGATACAGTGAAAaacagttaaatcagtcacaaatcatatggAACAAccataaataaatgctgcattTATAAGAAAATCTACACTTCCGAGTTCGTCTAATCAgtcctgtggctcagtgggagagcctcTGTTTGGCATGGAGGAGGTCCGAAGTTTGTGTTTCATCATCTAACGGCAGCCCAGGCTATCTTCAAGATTAGGGCTATTTTCCTTGATTCTGTACAACACAACCAAAGAAATGCATTTAATAGGAATGtcatcctctttaattctttctCCAAATTAACTGTTCCCTGTTGTTCAACTCAGGCCTCAGcacaataatgtagcatttgggggaaAAGATACAAGCCAGTAACCCAGCACTGGAGACTAAGATACAGAAGatctccacagctaccatatatttccctttggtgctcaggtagGAAGGAACAAAAGTCACCCAAACACTACAAAAaatcagcatgctgaaggtgatgaacttggaCTCATTAAAACTGTCTGGCAacttcctggctaggaaagccacagtcaaGGTGATGAGAGAGAGAAGTCCCAAGTAGCCCAAAACACTGTAAAACATGATGGCAGAGCCTTCGTTACACCCTACAATGATCTCCCTAGTTAATGTCTGCATATCCAAATCTGGGAAAGGGGGTGAGGTTCCTAGCCACACTGTACAAAGGCCTACTTGAAGAAGAGAACAGAAAAAGACAGTGGAAACGGtcagtcttttccccacccatttcttcAGGTTGgaccctggcttggtggccatgaaagcgacaaccacagtgatggttttggccaacaaaCAAGAAACAGCCATGGAAAAGATGATGCTGAAAATGGATTGTTGGAGGAAGCAGGTCACACCATTTGGTTGTCCAAGGAATAGCAAAGAAGAGAGGAAGCAGAGTAAAAGGGAAACCAGAAACATGTAGGTGATATCCcagttgttggctttgactatggggGTATCTTTGTGCTTAATAAAAATTCCCAGAACCATCAATGTGatcagggagaaagaaagagcagTGGAAGTCAACATGATCCCTAAAGGTTCTTCATAAGAAAGAAAGCTTTTAATCCTCGGCACACATCGATCACGCTCCGTGCTTGCATATTGATCTTCTGCACATTCGATACAGTCATCCATATCTGAAAAAAGAGAAGTGGGTCTCCTCTCATCATCAGTTCACAGCTGACTTACCTCTAATTGCTATATTTGATGCTGGAGCAAAGATGGCCTGATGGCCCAAGCACCAGTCAGATCCAGGCTCAAATTGAGTTTTTAGGAGGAACAACCTAATTCAACTCAATCCATACACCAAATCATGGATCTCCAATCAACATAGTCTATATCCTCCTACTCTTAAACTTCAGTTTGTTTAGAAGCCAGCATTGTTTTGAAAACTTGATTTAATATTCTATAACGTTCTACAACAGGGTGGTGTTGCAAGTTGCAAAAATCTAGAAGCCATGTCCTGCCTTACTCACAGACAATATTTAATAAGTTGAGTGAATCAAATCAGCTGTTTAATTTCATAGTAAAGTCAAGTTTAGCCCATATCTTGTTGCTGTTTGACTTCTCTTGGGGGGATACTGGAACAATGAAAAAGCTAACTGGATTATCAAAAGCATTCTACGCACAAGGTGACCATACATCAACTACCTGTCTGTTTTGTGATTTTCCCTTCCGGGCACAGagcacaatcatagcagcaaaatttctccccttccttctttttcttctggaAGCCGGGCTTGCAGCGGTCATTGCACAGAGACCGGGGCAGTCCCTATCCCAAAATATGAAAAGTGTTTAGTTTAGGAAATCAGCTTATGAGAACAAGCAAGCAAATGAAATGGAATTTCACAGGACGTAAGAACCTTGGTGTCTATTGCCGCCATTGCTTGGCAACCACAAGAGTATCGCCTTTGTTTCTGTTACTAAAAGGCAAGGAGCAGGGACAGGACCAttttccagggccatttgggcctttgagagaggacttacTTGGGTCAGACCTGACAGTAACCACCTGGTAAATTGCTGTCACCCATCTTGCTTGACTCACCCAGGCTCAACTGTGTGCTACAGCAGCCGTCCAATGaacaccagtgtggtgtaatggttagagcttcagactagtatctgggagaccaaggtcaCCTCTTTGCAATGGaaactcacttggtgaccttggaccaattgcacgctttcagcctaacctacctcaaagggctgttgtgcacataaaatggagaagaggacaatgatcaaagctgctttgggtccccattggggagaaaggtggggtataaatgaagtaaataaataagtccaGGTGCTCACccatggtgggcaaactcctagtGAATTGCATCTCTGCCCACTGATCAGCAGGAGAAAGCAAGTTGCCCCAACAGCACCCACCATTGGCAGGCAGCCAAGCTCCCATGCCATGctcgatgacatcatttccagtgaacCTGATGTAATGGCAACCCTCCAGGACTGATTCTTTAATAATTGTCCCAAAACACTATGATCTGGGGCAATTCTTAAAAGAATTGGCCttggcatgatgatgccactggTTATatcaaaagtgacatcactgcaaaGAAGCATGCATGTTCTGATGTGTACAAGGAAAGGGGCATAGTGAATACACATCCCTCCTTGCACACACACCCCCAAGGAGTGCAAGgtgtggggacctggcaaccctaagtatagCTGATAATGGTGACAAGTGGGAGGTAGGTTGGTTGGTAAGTGAGATGGAAAGAAGGTTGCAGGGGaatgtgaggatatgggggttgccaggaggagggaaagaggaaatagtgtggacaTGGGGGTACAAGGGAAATTGACGTGCCCCCTAAAAGTCCTTGCAGCTTCCCCGAGTCACTGCTGGGTGtgatccagcagctggcagcacaGAACTGGGCCACGGTTTTCCTGGATAGAGGCTGAcagggtgggaaggagggaaagatagaggtgggggacagataaaaggtgagaaggagagaaggaagcaggacgaggggagaggctatggaggcttttagagaagggaaagaggaaatagtaggggaggAGAAAATGGCATGCTGACACAAGTCCCTGTGGGCCCTCCACTTATACTTTTTAATCCTCACCTGGTTAAAAATTCTTGGCCAGACAATCAAATCTTCTTGGATCATGCATTCTTTCCCTTCGACAACACTGGGATCCATCTTTCCAACATTCACCATCCGGAAGGAATTGTTTGGAAAAGTGACAAAGTTCATAATGTCCAATCTAGCTCCCGTTTCTCTGTCCTTATTATAGGATATTGTTTCCCCTGCTGAGTTATTAAATGAAACTCCTTGAAGAAGTGGTTGGACCTGGTAGAAAGAGAAGAAGGACACAGACATATTGATGTCTTTATGCCAGGATTTACAGAAATTTTCAGTAATTTTATCTACAGAGTTTTATCtatttagagaccaacaagattttcaggatgtaagcttttgaggcTTCAGGAAGTACTTTAGGAAGTACATTGTTGTGactgagaagttgtttaagaacagggggctgtctgtgggcaagaaaaggtttgcctcatTAAGGACTTGTAACCTGTGCTGAACAATGATCCTGTCACTAGAATCACAGTCTTTCCCTTCGAGGGTGGACTATCAGTGATATAGTCCATTGAGACAACAGCCCATGGCCAGGAGGGAGTTTTTAGAGGCTGTAGAAGAGCTGATGGTCCCCCCTGCCAGCatttccccatcaaacacacttgacaagtggatacatactgagaaatgtccctTCTCATGttaggccaccaaaattgcctttgtactaGGTGCAATgtatttaaatatccaaaatgactAACCAGTTTAGAATCGTGACATTGCTTTAACACTTCCCGTCACAGGTTGGCTGGAATGTACCATTTACCCTGCCTATAACAGTTACTATCTTCTCCTTTTTGCATTTCAGTTTCTGGTAAGGCATCCCCTTTTTTCTCTGCCTCCTTTTTATCTCTCTCATTCCACTCAAGGAGGTTTGGCAGAGCATTAGTCTTTGTTGCTTGGTTATGAGtaatccctgccccccccaagtggaatgAGAggcattcttgggggggggggcagtatgtcatatatgcctgacTGCATTTCTGCCATTAGTGTGTGTTAAGTGTTCTGTACTGATCATGAAGATCTACTGAAGGCATTATATATGGTACACTGCATTGTATGGTATACTGATCATTTGAGAGTGTGTAAATGCTGAACTAAAATGTACTCAGCCGGGGGTGGAGGTGATCTCatatctgttgaaggtatttactttcacttccaTAGCAAGTGTCTTTGACTGCAAGCTATGACCGGCtcgcaatgtatcttttctcagagtgaTTTCATCCTATACTAtatttagtctaaactaatcagttcccatgtaactctttggggggtTTTGTGCCAGAATTAACTTTCCTGAGGATGGGAAGGTTCTCTATAATTAGCACTGCCCTTTTTTGAAtagccacttctgccaatgcagtTGTATGTGTAACTTGGACTTTATAGATCTCTTATAaaacttcaaccaatgcacctgaatGCTCTTGCTGTGAGGAAACTaggaatctacctgccaaggactgacagatcCTTTCACAAAGAGTAGTGAAAGTCAAACCTCATTTACAGGGTTTTGAAAGGGCCAAGTGTCACAGTCCAGAGATGGAGGCACCTCTGCCTCCATACTTAACCAGTCTGCATGGTCCAGGGAGGTAGGGGAACTGATGCCAATGGCAGCAAGCCATCACAGTTAGTcccagacttggacagcctgcaGAAGTTAAGCAGAAGCACATGCCTTGAATGAAGGTGGCCAACCCTGCATAGCTGACCCAGATGCCAACCTGCCTTCCAGCATTGACAGTGGGTGTCATTGGAGGTGGTAGCACAAATGATCCAGATGCTGGAGAGACTGAAGCTGGTGGAAGCAGGAGCATTCATCCCAGAGAAACCCAGTCTGGTGGCAGAAGTGTGGTGGGAAGAAGAAGCCACTCAAGAATCACTGCCCAAACAAGCAGGACAGAAGCAACTTGGCCAGGAGCTCAGGAAGGAAGGGGTAGCCCAGAAAGAGCCACCCAGTCCCACATTAAGACAGCCTTTTTGAAGCATCAGGAGGAGGCAATGGTACATGCCCCAGCCGGAGCACCATTGGCCCAGGGTCCTGTCAGTGGACCTGTCGGAAGGAACAAGACCTGTCAGAAGAACACTGGAGGGAAGCTATCTAGTCTCTACTGGAAGCCACCTTTCTTGATGAcagcttgaagacagctgagGAGTATTGACCAGGCTATGGATGAGCAAGAAGGAGGAGGGCCAAGGTGAGAGAGAGGAAATTGGGAAccccacctcctcctctccttctctgagGCTAGGCACGGTGAACCTGGAAAAAAGGTGATGGTGAAAGTTGTGCCCACTGCAGACTCAGACCAACCAATGGAGTCTGACAATCACTTTCCCTTGAGAAGATGAAAGGGAACAGATTTACCATCAG encodes the following:
- the LOC129339938 gene encoding vomeronasal type-2 receptor 26-like is translated as MMTKFYQHILALVFAVHEINENPMILSNVTLGFHICDSYYDMKMTYCTTLDLLFKSYRYFPNYECDSKKNLMAIIGGISYDISFDMANILHLYKIPQLPYGSFAPKEKDAAHLTSFVHTIPNESYQHMGIIWLLKHFGWMWVGLFVMDNDDGEHFVQAMEQLVSQNGICLAFTVRISNQDDFNSFDVLLDLVSKIYEPLSDSKANTIILYGESLAFGALLSLLYVGNPRYNENTSFRKVWVIAAQIDFALFGLQKGMDFEIFHGAIVFRIHSNELPEFQKYLQDIKPPGKPGDGFFKTFWEQAFECTFSNDYEPSDVSGSCTGQESLKSLPRPYFETHTTGHSYRIYNAVYAVAHALQLFASSRSRQRWKRDGETADLQDVLPWQVQPLLQGVSFNNSAGETISYNKDRETGARLDIMNFVTFPNNSFRMVNVGKMDPSVVEGKECMIQEDLIVWPRIFNQGLPRSLCNDRCKPGFQKKKKEGEKFCCYDCALCPEGKITKQTDMDDCIECAEDQYASTERDRCVPRIKSFLSYEEPLGIMLTSTALSFSLITLMVLGIFIKHKDTPIVKANNWDITYMFLVSLLLCFLSSLLFLGQPNGVTCFLQQSIFSIIFSMAVSCLLAKTITVVVAFMATKPGSNLKKWVGKRLTVSTVFFCSLLQVGLCTVWLGTSPPFPDLDMQTLTREIIVGCNEGSAIMFYSVLGYLGLLSLITLTVAFLARKLPDSFNESKFITFSMLIFCSVWVTFVPSYLSTKGKYMVAVEIFCILVSSAGLLACIFSPKCYIIVLRPELNNREQMMTKFYQHVLALVFAVHEINEDPIILSNVTLGFHIYDNYYDMKMTYRITLDLMATKFYQHPLALAFAVDEINRNPNILPNVTLGIPHLRCLQ